In Capsicum annuum cultivar UCD-10X-F1 chromosome 7, UCD10Xv1.1, whole genome shotgun sequence, one genomic interval encodes:
- the LOC107876332 gene encoding putative NAC domain-containing protein 94 — translation MLSLGFRFHPTDEELINYLKNVVLHGMLPPRDFIKVADLFEDLEPWEIMAGSEEQTHYFLSQLKRFKNSTKKFSRTVGKGTWKGQNSGNPIEDNGLKKNTTIGYKRNEYFRKSSKNYTFVICKIKEKKKNKGEEVDDEFIDYVLESIPDNHQLITNDDDNQFAVNYEVMRTITLHEDYGGGVEDFNGIDHLLLGVEDINDENCCIDYDELLEIIG, via the exons ATGTTATCATTAGGTTTTCGATTCCACCCTACCGATGAAGAGTTGATCAACTATTTGAAGAATGTCGTGCTCCATGGAATGTTGCCACCTAGGGATTTTATTAAAGTAGCGGACCTATTTGAAGATTTGGAGCCATGGGAGATTATGGCAGGTTCGGAGGAGCAAACACATTACTTTCTTTCGCAGTTGAAGAGATTCAAGAATTCAAccaaaaaattctcaagaacagtTGGAAAAGGGACTTGGAAGGGCCAAAATAGTGGTAATCCAATTGAAGATAATGGATTAAAGAAGAATACTACAATTGGATATAAGAGAA ATGAGTACTTTAGGAAAAGCAGCAAGAACTATACATTCGTCatttgcaaaatcaaagagaagaaaaagaataagggGGAAGAAGTTGATGATGAATTTATTGATTATGTATTAGAAAGTATTCCTGATAATCATCAATTAATTACCAACGATGATGACAATCAATTTGCGGTTAATTATGAAGTGATGAGGACAATCACATTGCATGAAGATTACGGTGGTGGAGTTGAGGACTTTAATGGAATTGATCATCTACTATTAGGAGTTGAGGATATTAATGATGAGAATTGTTGTATTGACTATGATGAGTTGCTCGAAATTATTGGATAa